The Streptomyces sp. NBC_01276 genome contains the following window.
GCCCGATGGCGTCCGACCACCCGGCGACGCGTTCGGCGGCGCCGGGGAGTTCGAGCCAGGGAGTCAGGAAGCCGGGCGTCTGAGCGCCTTGGCCGGGAGCGACGAGTACGAGCACCCTCACACTCTCTCTTGTGGACGGTCCCCGCCGCCCGTGGGGACAGGGACGAAGAACCGTCGGGCTAATTGTTGATGTCCGACAAAAGTCTAGGACTGAGGATCTCCGTCGGCCAGACGTCCGAGGATCAGGGCGATCCGCAGCGTGAACGCCGAACGAACGTCGGAGGGTGACCATCCGGTGACGTCGGTCACACGTCGGAGCCGGTAGCGCACCGTGTTGGGGTGCACGAACAACATCCGCGCGGCCCCCTCCAGGCTGCTCGCCTGCTCCAGGTAGACGCTCAGCGTCTCCAGCAGCGCCGAGCCCGCCTCCTCCAGCGGTCTGTAGATCTCCTCCACCAGCTGCTCCCTGGCCGAGGGATCGGAGGCGATCGCGCGCTCCGGCAGAAGATCGTCTGCCAGCACCGGGCGCGGCGCGTCCTGCCAGGCGGTGCAGGCCTTGAGGCCGGCCGCCGCCGCCTGCGCCGACTTCGTCGCGTTCAGCAGGTCGGGCACCACCGGACCGGCCACCACGGGACCGGCCGCGAACGGGCCGATCAGGGACTTCGCCACCTGCATCGGGTTGTCGCTGCCGCCCGCGATCACCACGAGCCGGTCGCCGAGCACCCCGGTGAGCACCTGGAGCTTGTGGTGGCGCGCCGCGCGCCGGATCGCCTCGACCGTCAGCTCGCTGTCCCCGTCCGGCGCGGTGCCCAGCACCACGCACACGTGCTCCGGCGAATTCCAGCCAAGGGCCGCCGCCCGGGACAGCGCGCCCTCGTCGGCCTCGCCCGACAGCACGGCGTTGACGACCAGGGACTCCAGCCGGGCGTCCCACGCCCCCCGCGCCTCGGCCGCCTGGGCGTACACCTGGGCGGTCGCGAAGGCGATCTCGCGGGCGTACACCAGCAGCGCCTCGCGCAGGATCGACTCGTCGCCCGGGGCCGCGACCTCGTCGATCGCGGCCTCCATGACCTCGATCGTCGTACGGACCATCTCGACGGTCTGGCGCAGGGTGATCGCCCGGGTCAGCTCGCGCGGAGCCGTCCCGAAGACGTCGGTGGAGATGGCCTGCGGGGTCTCCGGGTGCCGGAACCACTCCGTGAACGCGGCGATGCCGGCCTGCGCCACCAGGCCGATCCACGACCGGTTCTCCGGCGGCATCGCCCGGTACCACGGCAGGGTCTCGTCCATCCGAGTGATGGCGTTGGCGGCGAGCCGGCCGGAGGACTTCTCCAGCCGGCGCAGCGTCGCGCTGTGGGGGTGGGGCGGATGCGCGGGACGGGTCTCGGGGGACTGCTCACGTTCGGGTTGGGGCACGGGACAAGACTGCCTTATCAGCGCCCCGGCGCGGACGCGGGTCCGCGGCGGGCCCCCGGACGGGGGCTACGGTGGCCCCCATGATTGATGTACGCCGTGCTGCGGACCGGTACGAGGGAGGGGACGCGGGTGCCGGGATCGGCACCCGCCACGCCTTCTCCTTCGGGTCCTTCTACGACCCGGACAACATCCGCTTCGGCCCGGTGCTGGCCTGCAACGAGGAACGCCTCGCGCCCGGATCGGGCTTCGACGAGCACCCGCACAGCCACACCGAGATCGTCACCTGGGTGGTGGAGGGCGAACTCACCCACCGGGACAGCACCACCGGCGACACCGGCGTGGTCCGCCCCGGCGACGTCCAGCGGCTGGGCGCCGGCGCCGGTGCCCGGCACGTCGAGCGCAACGACGGCGCGGCCCCGCTGCGGTTCGTACAGATGTGGCTCGCGCCGCTGACGGCGGGCGGGGAGCCCGCGTACGAGGTCGTACGAGGCCTCGCGGACGGCACCCCCTACGAGCTCCCGGCGGCCGGAGCGGTGCTGCACGTGCGGCGGCCGGGTGCGGGCGAGCGGGTCCCCGTACCGGACGCCGAACGGGTCTACCTGCACGTGGTGCGCGGGGACCTGCGGCTCGACGGCGCGGAGCTGGGTCCCGGGGACTCGGCGCGGATCACCGGCGAGAAGGGCCTGGAGATCACCGCCGGGTCCCCGGGGGAGCTGCTGATCTGGGAGCTCCCCGCCTAGGCGGAGCGCAGCTCCGCGAGGACCGCGTCGGTGAAGGGGGTCCACGCCTCCACCGCCCAGGGGCCGAAGGCCCGGTCGGTCAGGGCCACGCAGGCGGCGC
Protein-coding sequences here:
- a CDS encoding PucR family transcriptional regulator, which gives rise to MPQPEREQSPETRPAHPPHPHSATLRRLEKSSGRLAANAITRMDETLPWYRAMPPENRSWIGLVAQAGIAAFTEWFRHPETPQAISTDVFGTAPRELTRAITLRQTVEMVRTTIEVMEAAIDEVAAPGDESILREALLVYAREIAFATAQVYAQAAEARGAWDARLESLVVNAVLSGEADEGALSRAAALGWNSPEHVCVVLGTAPDGDSELTVEAIRRAARHHKLQVLTGVLGDRLVVIAGGSDNPMQVAKSLIGPFAAGPVVAGPVVPDLLNATKSAQAAAAGLKACTAWQDAPRPVLADDLLPERAIASDPSAREQLVEEIYRPLEEAGSALLETLSVYLEQASSLEGAARMLFVHPNTVRYRLRRVTDVTGWSPSDVRSAFTLRIALILGRLADGDPQS
- a CDS encoding pirin family protein → MIDVRRAADRYEGGDAGAGIGTRHAFSFGSFYDPDNIRFGPVLACNEERLAPGSGFDEHPHSHTEIVTWVVEGELTHRDSTTGDTGVVRPGDVQRLGAGAGARHVERNDGAAPLRFVQMWLAPLTAGGEPAYEVVRGLADGTPYELPAAGAVLHVRRPGAGERVPVPDAERVYLHVVRGDLRLDGAELGPGDSARITGEKGLEITAGSPGELLIWELPA